From Acidimicrobiales bacterium, one genomic window encodes:
- a CDS encoding class I SAM-dependent methyltransferase: MTTPVEEILDAAVAEGFLTPLAAAEGPAHSAGFLRFGALIETGAGPGSRAGDGVQVELDTGDVAVDLGTGGGVPGLVLAALTSNRWVLVDRGDRRCTFLRWAVRELGLGDRVEVLAVDAVQAARGGLRGKAALVTARAFAPPGPTAECAAPFLATDGILVVSEPPGDQVDTVGRWVPDALDQLGMVDLGGWRFSGAGYRAMRATRTCPSRFPRRFSRQLAGPLF; encoded by the coding sequence GTGACGACACCGGTCGAGGAGATCCTCGACGCTGCGGTCGCTGAGGGGTTCCTCACCCCCCTGGCGGCTGCCGAGGGGCCCGCGCACAGCGCGGGTTTCCTTCGTTTTGGGGCGCTGATCGAGACTGGGGCGGGTCCGGGGTCGAGAGCCGGCGACGGTGTCCAGGTGGAGCTGGATACCGGCGACGTCGCTGTCGATCTTGGTACCGGGGGAGGGGTCCCCGGGTTGGTGCTGGCTGCTCTGACGTCAAACAGATGGGTGCTGGTCGATCGAGGTGATCGGCGGTGCACGTTCCTCCGATGGGCCGTCCGAGAGTTGGGTCTGGGCGATCGCGTGGAGGTTCTGGCTGTCGACGCCGTGCAGGCGGCACGGGGCGGCCTACGCGGAAAGGCGGCACTGGTTACTGCCCGGGCGTTCGCGCCACCAGGCCCTACCGCCGAGTGTGCGGCACCGTTCCTCGCCACGGACGGGATCCTGGTGGTCAGTGAGCCGCCAGGTGATCAGGTCGACACGGTGGGTCGATGGGTACCCGATGCCCTCGACCAGCTCGGCATGGTGGACCTTGGAGGATGGCGATTCAGCGGGGCGGGATACAGGGCCATGCGGGCCACCAGGACCTGTCCGTCCCGTTTCCCGCGTCGATTCAGTCGTCAGCTGGCGGGTCCCCTGTTCTGA
- a CDS encoding AAA family ATPase has product MFRKNRRARVIAVANQKGGVGKTTTTINLGAAMAESDKRILVVDLDPQANATTGLGISNRGLQASIYEVILQQTTVGEVICTTEVPNLEVVPSSLALAGAEIELVTAFSREHRLERALETVADDYDVILIDCPPALGLLTVNALVAAQEVLVPIQCEYYALEGLGQLVGNVDLVRANLNPDLKISTIALVMYDARTNLSEQVAEEVRTFFGDKVCRQVIPRSVRLSEAPSFGQPITVFDPTCRGAVAYRQLAKEVLR; this is encoded by the coding sequence ATGTTCAGGAAGAACCGTCGTGCCCGCGTCATCGCTGTTGCCAACCAGAAGGGTGGCGTGGGAAAGACGACTACGACGATCAACCTGGGTGCGGCCATGGCTGAGTCTGACAAGCGGATTCTCGTCGTGGATCTGGACCCGCAGGCCAATGCGACGACCGGGCTGGGGATCTCCAACAGGGGCCTCCAGGCATCGATCTACGAGGTCATCCTTCAGCAGACGACGGTTGGTGAGGTCATCTGCACCACTGAGGTGCCAAACCTCGAGGTGGTACCCTCGAGCCTGGCGCTGGCAGGGGCTGAGATCGAGTTGGTGACGGCGTTTAGCCGTGAACACCGGCTTGAGCGGGCCCTGGAAACGGTTGCCGACGACTACGATGTCATCCTGATCGACTGTCCACCGGCCCTCGGCCTCCTGACCGTCAATGCCCTGGTCGCAGCCCAGGAGGTACTCGTGCCTATCCAGTGTGAGTACTATGCCCTGGAAGGGCTCGGCCAGTTGGTGGGCAACGTCGACCTCGTGAGGGCGAACCTAAATCCGGATCTCAAGATCTCCACCATCGCCCTGGTGATGTACGACGCCCGGACGAACTTGTCGGAGCAGGTTGCCGAGGAGGTTCGGACCTTCTTCGGTGACAAGGTGTGTCGACAGGTGATACCGAGGTCGGTTCGCCTCTCGGAGGCGCCGTCCTTTGGGCAGCCCATCACGGTGTTCGATCCAACCTGTCGGGGCGCGGTTGCCTACAGGCAGCTTGCGAAGGAGGTGCTGAGATGA
- a CDS encoding ParB/RepB/Spo0J family partition protein — MKKSGLGKGLSALIPAAADDADGRSTPDEVSTTAKAPTPDIRFEMVSVADIEPNRYQPRRVFDDESMAELTASIQEVGILQPLLLRKGGAGYQLVAGERRWRAARRAGLTMVPAVVREAEDRDSLEQAIIENLHRDDLNPLEEAAAFHRLMDEFGLTQHQVAVRVSRSRPAVANSLRLLHLPDGVQQMIMDGLLSAGHARALAGLGDRQLLEQLAMRVVDDGLSVRQTEELVRSLDDVQVPDPQSVDHPVAEPREAAALEVEQILSDRLDTTVRVHTRGRKGRIVVEFADQDDLQRLFRLLGG; from the coding sequence ATGAAGAAGAGCGGACTTGGTAAGGGCCTGTCGGCCCTCATACCGGCGGCAGCAGACGACGCTGATGGCAGGTCAACTCCGGACGAGGTGTCGACTACGGCCAAAGCGCCGACCCCTGACATCAGGTTCGAGATGGTGTCGGTGGCCGATATCGAGCCGAATCGCTACCAGCCCCGTCGGGTGTTCGACGACGAGAGCATGGCCGAGTTGACTGCTTCCATCCAGGAGGTGGGGATACTCCAGCCCCTCCTGCTCCGGAAGGGAGGTGCGGGTTATCAGCTCGTGGCCGGTGAACGGCGTTGGCGGGCTGCTCGACGAGCAGGTCTGACCATGGTGCCCGCGGTGGTGAGGGAGGCCGAGGACCGCGACTCCCTGGAACAGGCGATCATCGAGAACCTCCATCGCGATGACCTGAACCCCCTGGAGGAGGCCGCCGCCTTCCACCGGCTGATGGACGAGTTCGGCCTCACACAGCATCAGGTGGCTGTCCGAGTGAGCCGGAGTCGACCGGCTGTCGCCAACAGCCTCCGGCTGCTCCACCTCCCAGATGGCGTCCAGCAGATGATCATGGACGGTCTGCTCTCCGCCGGCCACGCCAGGGCCCTTGCCGGGCTGGGTGATCGCCAGCTGCTCGAGCAGTTGGCCATGAGGGTTGTCGATGATGGGCTGTCGGTCCGTCAGACCGAGGAACTGGTCCGTTCTCTGGACGATGTTCAGGTTCCAGATCCGCAGTCGGTCGATCATCCGGTCGCGGAGCCTCGGGAGGCGGCGGCCCTGGAGGTCGAGCAGATCCTGAGCGACCGTCTCGACACCACCGTCCGGGTGCATACCCGGGGACGAAAGGGTCGGATCGTGGTCGAGTTCGCCGACCAGGACGACCTTCAACGGCTTTTCAGGCTT